One genomic segment of Gottschalkia acidurici 9a includes these proteins:
- a CDS encoding lysophospholipid acyltransferase family protein yields the protein MYFYKITCTLFNFIFRIMYKMDIEGLENVPLKGRVIICSNHVSLLDPLVLAAISPRKLNYMAKKELFEKKVLGFLIKNLGAFPVDRDKGGLSAIKMAIKILNKDDAFAMFPQGTRVHDVNDNNSKPGIAMIAIKSKSPIIPIYIDTEYKLFKKLKLTIGKPISFNEYYDQKIDTDQYKNLSELILKEIYDLK from the coding sequence ATGTATTTCTATAAGATTACATGTACATTGTTTAACTTTATTTTTAGAATAATGTATAAGATGGATATAGAGGGATTAGAAAATGTACCTTTAAAAGGAAGAGTTATTATATGTTCTAATCATGTCAGTTTATTAGATCCTTTAGTTTTAGCAGCTATATCACCTAGAAAATTAAACTATATGGCTAAAAAAGAGCTATTTGAAAAAAAAGTATTAGGATTTTTGATAAAAAATTTAGGAGCATTTCCGGTTGATAGAGATAAAGGGGGATTAAGTGCCATTAAAATGGCTATTAAAATATTAAATAAAGATGATGCATTTGCAATGTTTCCACAAGGAACTAGAGTTCATGATGTGAATGATAATAATAGCAAGCCAGGTATAGCTATGATTGCAATAAAGTCTAAATCTCCAATTATACCCATATATATTGATACAGAGTACAAGCTTTTTAAGAAGTTAAAATTAACTATTGGAAAGCCAATAAGTTTTAATGAATATTATGATCAGAAAATAGATACAGATCAATATAAAAACTTAAGTGAATTAATATTAAAAGAAATCTATGATTTAAAATAA
- a CDS encoding bifunctional 4-hydroxy-3-methylbut-2-enyl diphosphate reductase/30S ribosomal protein S1 produces MKVLIAKNSGFCFGVKNAIDTTMNIFQNTNDNKNVYSLGPLIHNNQAIEELKKTGLEVIDSIYDVGKGKVIIRSHGVPLDIYDIAEERQLDIVDCTCLFVRKIQKKVNECYNKGKNVVIIGDRNHPEVIGINGWCNNKAYIVNSEEDVNKIPSLDQICIVAQTTITNEKFETLSELVSKKSTDVEICNTICNATHIRQNSCKDVSQEVDAMIVIGGYHSSNTQKLVEISKMYCKNVYHVETADELPLDALKKHDKIGITAGASTPTWIIEEVYDKMVNISEDNNDMAALLENSFKNISKGDIVKGQVISIGEEVVVNIGYKSDGIITKQELTNDLNTNPYEVVKIGEQIDVLVLEINDGEGNVLLSKKRVDNKKSWQDLEGNYKNEDIITVKVTEVVNGGIVVNVKGLRGFIPASQVSNKFIKDLNSLIGRELDVKIIEFNKEKNRIVMSRKIIESEEIENTKERVWSKIKKGQKLNGKIKRLADFGAFIDIGGVDGLAHISDLSWSRLKHPSEVVNVDDEIEVVILDLDKEKNRISLGVKQLIPHPWESAVSKYKIGDIVEGKVVRLSNFGAFIELEPGVDGLVHISQITYENISKPSDVLNMNDTVKVKILNISPDERKMELSIKEADTSTSEYLDKYNEEDNFTIGDILNIKDTQDK; encoded by the coding sequence TTGAAAGTACTTATTGCAAAAAATTCTGGATTTTGTTTTGGAGTTAAAAATGCTATAGATACCACTATGAATATATTTCAAAATACCAACGACAATAAAAATGTATATTCATTAGGCCCACTAATACACAATAATCAAGCTATAGAGGAACTAAAAAAAACCGGATTAGAGGTTATAGATAGTATATACGATGTAGGTAAAGGTAAAGTAATTATAAGATCACATGGTGTTCCTTTAGATATATATGATATTGCAGAAGAAAGACAGTTAGATATTGTAGATTGTACATGTCTTTTTGTTAGAAAAATACAAAAAAAAGTAAATGAGTGCTATAATAAAGGTAAAAATGTGGTTATAATAGGTGATCGCAATCATCCTGAAGTCATAGGTATAAATGGTTGGTGTAATAATAAGGCGTATATAGTAAATAGTGAAGAAGATGTAAATAAAATTCCTAGCTTAGATCAAATTTGTATAGTAGCACAAACTACTATAACTAATGAAAAGTTTGAAACGTTATCTGAATTAGTATCAAAAAAATCAACTGATGTTGAAATATGTAATACTATATGTAATGCTACGCATATTCGTCAGAATTCATGTAAAGATGTTTCACAAGAAGTTGATGCGATGATAGTTATAGGCGGATATCATAGTTCGAATACTCAAAAGCTGGTGGAAATCAGTAAAATGTATTGTAAAAATGTGTATCATGTAGAGACTGCTGATGAGTTACCTTTAGACGCACTAAAAAAACATGATAAAATAGGAATTACAGCTGGAGCGTCTACGCCTACATGGATAATAGAGGAGGTATATGATAAAATGGTTAATATTTCAGAAGATAATAATGATATGGCGGCATTGTTAGAGAATAGTTTTAAAAATATAAGTAAAGGCGATATTGTAAAAGGACAAGTTATATCTATAGGGGAAGAGGTAGTAGTTAACATAGGATATAAGTCTGATGGCATAATTACTAAGCAAGAACTAACTAATGATTTAAACACGAATCCATATGAAGTAGTTAAGATAGGGGAACAAATAGATGTACTTGTACTTGAAATAAATGATGGAGAGGGTAATGTATTACTTTCTAAGAAAAGAGTAGACAATAAAAAGAGCTGGCAAGATTTAGAAGGTAACTATAAGAATGAGGATATTATAACTGTAAAAGTTACTGAAGTTGTAAATGGTGGAATTGTAGTAAATGTGAAAGGATTAAGAGGATTTATACCTGCTTCTCAAGTGTCAAATAAGTTCATAAAAGATTTGAATTCACTTATAGGAAGAGAGCTAGATGTTAAAATTATAGAGTTTAATAAAGAAAAGAATCGTATAGTTATGTCGAGAAAAATAATTGAATCTGAAGAAATAGAAAATACTAAAGAAAGAGTATGGTCTAAAATAAAAAAAGGTCAAAAATTAAATGGAAAGATAAAGAGATTAGCTGACTTTGGAGCATTCATAGATATAGGCGGAGTAGATGGACTAGCGCATATTTCAGACTTGTCATGGTCACGTTTAAAACATCCATCGGAGGTAGTGAATGTAGATGATGAAATAGAAGTTGTTATTTTAGATCTTGATAAAGAAAAAAATAGAATTTCCCTTGGAGTAAAACAATTAATTCCTCACCCTTGGGAAAGTGCAGTTAGTAAATACAAGATAGGAGATATAGTGGAAGGTAAAGTTGTGAGGCTATCAAACTTTGGAGCATTTATAGAGCTAGAGCCTGGAGTAGACGGTTTAGTTCATATATCTCAAATCACATATGAAAACATATCTAAACCTTCAGATGTACTTAACATGAATGACACTGTAAAGGTAAAAATTCTAAACATAAGTCCTGATGAAAGAAAAATGGAACTGAGTATAAAAGAAGCGGATACTTCAACAAGTGAATATTTAGATAAATATAATGAAGAAGATAATTTCACAATAGGGGATATTTTAAATATAAAAGATACACAAGATAAATAA
- a CDS encoding CheR family methyltransferase: protein MDKYESFKSKVYTLTGINLSLYKEKQMKRRITSLGNRNGYKDFDSYFESIKKDKKLFDEFINYLTINVSEFYRNPAQWNTLEKDLLPKLVKSNRKLNVWSSACSTGEEPYSLVMLLSKFYDIKDIKITATDIDLGAIQKAKMGVYSEKSLQNLPLDFKTKFFDKVGTSFKVKDIVKNCVDFKQMNLLEDKYPSGYNLILCRNVLIYFTEEAKDLIYKKFHDALTDDGILFVGSTEQIIMPERYNLKSSKMFFYEKTTHNS, encoded by the coding sequence ATGGATAAATATGAATCGTTCAAAAGCAAAGTGTATACACTGACAGGTATTAACTTGTCTTTATACAAGGAAAAGCAAATGAAGAGAAGAATAACTTCCTTGGGAAATAGAAACGGTTATAAAGATTTTGATAGCTACTTTGAGTCTATAAAAAAAGATAAAAAATTGTTTGATGAATTTATAAATTATCTTACTATAAATGTGTCGGAATTTTATAGGAATCCTGCCCAATGGAATACACTAGAGAAAGACTTGCTTCCTAAACTTGTTAAAAGTAATAGAAAACTTAATGTTTGGAGTAGTGCTTGTTCTACTGGTGAAGAGCCATACTCTCTAGTTATGCTTTTATCGAAGTTCTATGATATAAAGGACATAAAGATAACAGCCACTGATATAGATCTTGGTGCTATTCAAAAAGCTAAGATGGGAGTTTATAGTGAGAAGAGTCTTCAGAATCTTCCATTAGACTTTAAAACTAAATTTTTTGATAAGGTTGGAACATCTTTTAAAGTGAAAGATATAGTTAAGAATTGCGTTGATTTTAAACAAATGAATTTACTAGAAGATAAGTATCCTAGTGGATATAATCTTATACTTTGTAGAAATGTTCTTATATACTTCACAGAAGAGGCTAAAGATTTAATATATAAAAAGTTCCATGATGCTTTAACAGATGACGGAATACTGTTTGTAGGGAGTACAGAACAAATAATAATGCCTGAAAGATATAATTTAAAGTCATCTAAAATGTTTTTTTATGAAAAAACTACACATAATAGTTAG
- a CDS encoding M42 family metallopeptidase, with protein sequence MKDLKEFIQKLSNNHGVSGYEENISTLVRDTFNEHCDETYVDSLYNTICIKKGENNSKNIKIMLAAHMDEIGLMIKDIDEDGFLYFTTIGGFDPRVLLYQEVIIHGKDKVFGVIVPAKSIKAYEDTSKALGIDDLKIDIGFNEKDAKELVQIGDVVTVKRELIELKNNNISGKALDDRACIGVMYECAKELNKFRHQSDVYFVGTVQEEVGTRGATTSTFAINPDIGIAIDVSFGYTPELPKERTLELGKGPGITIGGNIHTKLRAKLIEVCKEYNVPFQYEIDPGPTGTDARAIQITRCGIPTLLISIPLKYMHTSTEVVNLTDVKTSGKLLATFISSITSDNLEGLLCY encoded by the coding sequence ATGAAAGATTTAAAAGAATTTATACAGAAACTAAGCAATAATCATGGTGTTTCAGGATACGAAGAAAATATATCTACTTTAGTAAGAGATACTTTCAATGAGCATTGCGATGAAACTTATGTGGATTCTTTATATAATACAATATGCATAAAAAAAGGTGAAAATAATTCTAAAAATATAAAGATAATGCTAGCTGCACATATGGATGAAATAGGGCTTATGATAAAAGATATAGATGAAGACGGATTTTTATACTTTACTACAATTGGTGGTTTTGATCCAAGAGTTCTTCTATATCAAGAAGTAATAATTCATGGGAAAGATAAAGTTTTTGGAGTAATAGTTCCTGCAAAGTCTATTAAGGCATATGAAGATACTAGTAAAGCTTTAGGAATTGATGACTTAAAAATAGACATTGGATTTAATGAAAAAGATGCTAAAGAACTGGTACAGATAGGTGATGTAGTTACAGTAAAAAGAGAATTGATAGAGCTTAAAAACAATAATATAAGTGGAAAAGCTCTAGATGATAGGGCTTGTATAGGAGTTATGTACGAATGCGCTAAAGAGTTAAATAAATTTAGACATCAATCAGACGTATATTTTGTAGGAACTGTTCAAGAAGAAGTAGGAACTAGAGGGGCAACTACGAGTACATTTGCAATAAACCCGGATATAGGAATAGCTATAGATGTGAGCTTTGGATATACACCAGAACTTCCTAAAGAGCGAACTTTAGAATTAGGAAAAGGTCCTGGAATAACAATAGGTGGAAACATACATACAAAATTAAGAGCTAAGCTAATTGAAGTGTGTAAAGAATATAATGTTCCTTTCCAGTATGAAATTGATCCAGGTCCAACTGGTACAGATGCAAGAGCTATACAAATAACTAGATGTGGAATACCAACATTGCTTATTTCTATACCTTTAAAATATATGCATACGTCTACAGAGGTAGTTAATTTAACGGATGTTAAGACTTCTGGAAAGCTATTAGCCACATTCATATCTAGTATTACAAGTGATAACTTGGAGGGATTACTATGCTATTAA
- a CDS encoding M42 family metallopeptidase codes for MLLRKLSELNGVSGNEKEVRDFIINEIKDYVADIKVDRLGNIIAYKKGLMENETKIVVSAHMDEVGLMINKINSEGLLGFTLVGDIDSRVLISKPVLVGDNKIKGVIGAKPIHLQKKDERKKSLEYNQLYIDIGSSSKEESEKLINIGDYVSFDSNFIDFGDNLVKGKALDNRAGCNILIDTIKRNSDISFYAVFSVMKEIGIFGGEPANYYINPDINIILDSSFKEKSLNNGPIISFMENRTHFSRDLTEKLASIAKDNNIDYQLSGFDCSSSDANKIQTSGNGSKIARISIPCRYEFSPVNVMSTQDINNTEKLLIETLKLLGGNNNGNE; via the coding sequence ATGCTATTAAGAAAATTATCTGAATTAAATGGCGTATCGGGAAATGAAAAAGAAGTTAGAGATTTTATAATAAATGAGATTAAAGACTATGTTGCTGATATTAAAGTTGATAGATTAGGAAATATAATAGCTTATAAAAAAGGACTAATGGAGAATGAAACTAAAATTGTAGTATCTGCACATATGGATGAAGTTGGCCTTATGATAAACAAAATAAATTCTGAAGGATTACTAGGATTTACACTTGTTGGAGATATTGATAGTAGAGTATTGATATCCAAGCCTGTATTAGTAGGAGATAATAAAATAAAGGGAGTTATAGGAGCTAAACCAATACATCTTCAAAAAAAAGATGAGCGTAAAAAGTCATTAGAATATAATCAGCTATACATAGATATAGGGAGTAGTAGTAAAGAAGAGTCAGAAAAGTTAATTAATATTGGTGACTACGTATCTTTTGATAGTAATTTTATAGATTTTGGAGATAATTTAGTAAAGGGTAAGGCTCTAGATAATAGGGCAGGCTGTAATATATTAATAGATACTATAAAAAGAAATAGCGATATATCTTTCTACGCAGTATTTTCTGTTATGAAAGAAATAGGTATATTTGGTGGAGAACCAGCTAACTATTATATAAATCCTGATATTAATATAATTTTAGATAGTTCTTTCAAGGAAAAATCTCTTAATAATGGTCCCATAATATCTTTTATGGAAAATAGAACTCATTTTAGTAGGGATTTAACTGAGAAGCTTGCAAGTATTGCTAAGGATAATAATATAGACTATCAACTGTCTGGTTTTGACTGCAGCTCTTCGGATGCTAATAAAATACAAACTTCCGGCAATGGATCTAAAATAGCGAGAATATCTATTCCTTGTAGATATGAATTTTCTCCAGTTAATGTAATGAGTACTCAAGATATAAACAATACAGAGAAGTTATTAATAGAAACACTTAAATTATTAGGAGGTAATAATAATGGAAATGAATAG
- a CDS encoding M42 family metallopeptidase: MEMNSKLFKKLLSSYSPSGDEENITEVIKEEIKGYVDEIKVDNLGNLICHKKGTGKKVMIAAHMDQIGLMITDIEKEGFLRFTNIGGISPLISLGQKVIFKNGTIGVLYAEEKRARKIKLDDMYIDIGVSSKEDAEKLISIGDSCVYHSEYIEDDTRVVSGGIDDRVGCYIAIEAIKKLSTNKNDIYFTFTVQEELGLRGAKTSSYSINPDIGISLDVTGSGDTPGATRFAVSLGKGAAIKAKDNSIVVNPKVKNFMVEVAKENSIPYQIEVLEYGGTDSGAIHLSREGVLTGAISVPTRYIHSPNETAFKEDIISCIKLLVSILEKDIDI; encoded by the coding sequence ATGGAAATGAATAGTAAACTATTTAAAAAACTACTATCTTCATATTCTCCGTCTGGTGATGAAGAAAACATAACAGAGGTTATAAAGGAAGAGATTAAAGGATATGTTGATGAGATAAAAGTAGATAATCTTGGAAATTTGATATGTCATAAAAAAGGAACTGGAAAAAAAGTAATGATTGCGGCTCACATGGATCAAATTGGATTGATGATTACAGATATAGAAAAAGAGGGGTTTTTAAGATTCACAAACATTGGTGGAATTTCGCCACTAATATCTTTAGGGCAAAAGGTTATATTTAAAAATGGAACTATAGGAGTTTTATATGCAGAAGAAAAAAGAGCTAGGAAAATAAAGCTGGATGATATGTATATAGACATTGGAGTAAGTAGTAAAGAAGATGCTGAGAAGCTTATTAGCATAGGTGATTCGTGTGTGTATCATAGTGAATACATAGAAGACGATACTAGAGTGGTTTCGGGTGGAATAGATGATAGAGTAGGGTGCTACATAGCCATAGAAGCTATTAAAAAACTATCTACTAACAAAAATGATATATATTTTACATTCACTGTTCAAGAAGAACTAGGGCTTAGAGGAGCTAAAACATCTTCTTATTCTATTAATCCAGATATAGGGATATCTTTAGATGTAACTGGAAGTGGAGATACTCCAGGAGCTACAAGATTTGCTGTTAGTCTTGGTAAGGGAGCTGCTATAAAAGCAAAAGATAATAGTATAGTTGTTAATCCTAAAGTTAAGAATTTTATGGTAGAGGTTGCAAAGGAAAATAGTATACCTTATCAAATAGAAGTTCTCGAATATGGAGGTACAGACTCAGGAGCAATACACCTATCTAGAGAAGGGGTTCTTACAGGTGCTATATCCGTACCTACTAGATATATTCATAGCCCGAATGAAACTGCGTTTAAAGAAGATATTATTAGCTGTATAAAGCTATTAGTGTCAATATTAGAAAAGGATATAGATATATAA
- a CDS encoding MerR family transcriptional regulator, producing the protein MFDTDKEYTISEISEITDYPTHVLRYYEKEFDIEVPRNGVNHRYYTYKEIETFNYIKTLQEKGFSNKQIKLILDSPEMLVEDEIAATSLVKNDTELALNQEEMFEIFKEIIVEEIAPNIISINDENLKAIGELKEEVVQLRTDINSKERDVLICENAKLKLKVQENAYELDRIKKELEKEQQNSKSFLKRLFKVK; encoded by the coding sequence ATGTTCGATACAGACAAAGAATATACAATATCAGAAATATCAGAGATAACTGACTATCCTACTCATGTGCTTAGATACTACGAAAAGGAATTTGACATTGAAGTTCCTAGAAATGGCGTTAACCATAGATACTATACTTATAAAGAAATTGAGACCTTTAACTATATAAAAACTTTACAAGAAAAAGGTTTCTCAAATAAACAAATAAAACTAATTCTTGATTCGCCAGAAATGCTAGTAGAAGATGAGATAGCAGCTACGTCTTTAGTTAAAAATGACACTGAGCTTGCTTTAAATCAAGAAGAGATGTTTGAAATATTCAAAGAAATAATAGTAGAAGAGATAGCTCCTAATATTATTAGTATTAATGATGAGAATTTGAAAGCTATAGGTGAACTCAAGGAAGAGGTTGTGCAATTAAGAACAGATATAAACAGCAAGGAACGTGATGTTTTAATCTGTGAAAATGCTAAGCTTAAACTAAAAGTACAGGAAAACGCATATGAGTTGGATAGAATAAAAAAAGAGTTAGAAAAAGAGCAGCAAAATAGTAAAAGTTTTTTAAAAAGATTATTTAAAGTAAAGTAA
- a CDS encoding PLP-dependent aminotransferase family protein encodes MEKLENIQLDKQSDEYLYIQLYKKIKQLLLEGNIEPHSKLPTIRHLAKQLDVNNVTIVNTYNLLEQKGYVYKKVGSGTFVQDILNKNRSLAFRDDDGSSTKEENNIINFVSTAPTEDLFPIEDIKIAINQVLDRDKGMAFTYQESQGYYPLRNSIKNYLSEYGISTSEDNIQIISGAQQGIDILSKALIDYGDIVFTENPTYSGAIAVFKSRSARVIEINLEEDGLDIRDLENKLRSFRPKFIYVMPIFQNPTGYSYSVNKKYQLLELASKYDFYIIEDDFLSDLSFNNDDNQTLKSLDKDDRVIYLKSFSKIAMPGLRLAFMVIPRAIYNEVLSAKHISDISTSGLIQRSFDVYLSSGKWKKNLEYISVEYMNRFTVMVESVKEYMPKDIKYILPKGGLNFWFSLPDGYSSNELYKKCLQNNLSIAPGSAFNVNQTDNEHFRLSVASLDCDEIRLGINKLSKIIEEFLEEYKRIRPSVEMYNTFI; translated from the coding sequence ATGGAAAAACTAGAGAACATACAATTAGATAAACAAAGTGACGAGTACTTGTATATTCAGTTGTATAAAAAAATTAAACAATTACTATTAGAAGGAAATATAGAACCACATTCAAAGCTTCCTACTATAAGACATTTGGCTAAGCAACTAGATGTTAATAATGTAACTATAGTAAATACATATAATTTATTAGAACAAAAAGGATATGTATATAAAAAAGTAGGTAGTGGTACATTTGTGCAAGATATATTAAATAAGAATAGATCTTTAGCGTTTAGAGATGATGATGGAAGTTCAACAAAGGAAGAAAATAATATAATTAACTTTGTAAGCACTGCTCCTACTGAAGATTTGTTTCCTATAGAGGATATTAAAATAGCTATTAATCAGGTGCTAGATAGAGATAAAGGAATGGCTTTTACGTATCAAGAAAGCCAAGGATACTATCCTCTAAGAAATTCCATTAAAAACTATTTAAGTGAATATGGTATAAGTACTTCAGAAGATAATATTCAAATTATATCAGGAGCTCAGCAAGGGATAGATATTTTATCTAAAGCATTGATAGACTATGGTGATATAGTATTTACAGAAAACCCTACTTATTCTGGTGCTATTGCTGTCTTTAAGTCTAGATCTGCTAGGGTTATAGAAATTAATTTAGAGGAAGATGGTTTAGACATAAGAGATCTTGAAAACAAACTTAGAAGCTTTAGACCTAAATTTATTTATGTAATGCCTATTTTTCAAAATCCCACGGGATATTCGTATTCTGTGAATAAAAAGTATCAGTTACTAGAGTTGGCTAGTAAATACGATTTTTATATAATAGAAGATGATTTCCTTAGTGATTTATCTTTCAATAATGATGATAATCAAACTTTAAAATCGTTAGATAAGGATGATAGAGTTATATATTTAAAAAGTTTTTCTAAAATAGCCATGCCAGGATTGCGACTAGCTTTCATGGTAATTCCTAGAGCTATATACAATGAAGTTCTTTCTGCTAAGCATATTTCTGATATATCAACATCTGGACTCATTCAAAGATCCTTTGATGTCTATTTATCTAGCGGAAAATGGAAAAAGAATCTTGAGTATATAAGTGTTGAATATATGAATAGGTTTACTGTGATGGTGGAAAGTGTAAAAGAGTATATGCCTAAAGATATAAAATATATATTACCAAAAGGGGGTCTAAACTTTTGGTTTTCGTTACCTGACGGATATTCTTCAAATGAACTATATAAAAAATGTTTGCAGAATAACTTATCTATAGCTCCAGGCTCAGCTTTTAATGTAAATCAAACAGACAATGAGCACTTTAGATTAAGTGTGGCATCTCTAGATTGTGATGAGATAAGATTAGGAATAAATAAACTTTCCAAAATTATAGAGGAATTTTTAGAAGAATATAAACGTATAAGACCATCCGTAGAAATGTATAATACATTTATTTAA
- a CDS encoding helix-turn-helix transcriptional regulator has translation MKNKLKELRKSFGLTQEQLGELVGVSRQAINAIETEKFEPSIWLAYDISKVFNSCIEEVFIFEESERKSRSQQSRGVF, from the coding sequence GTGAAAAATAAATTAAAAGAGCTTCGGAAATCTTTTGGATTAACTCAGGAACAATTAGGAGAACTTGTAGGTGTATCAAGACAAGCAATTAATGCTATTGAAACAGAAAAATTCGAACCATCTATATGGTTAGCGTATGATATCTCTAAAGTATTTAATTCTTGTATAGAAGAAGTTTTTATTTTTGAAGAAAGTGAAAGAAAATCAAGATCACAACAAAGTAGAGGTGTATTTTAA
- the def gene encoding peptide deformylase, whose amino-acid sequence MALRQIRLFDDEILRKKSKEVDLVDEKVRQILNDMVDTMYNTKNGGGLAAPQVGILKKLVVIDLGDGLIKLINPKIIRQEGIQEVIEGCLSIPNKWGKLIRPAKVIVQALNENGEEIILEGTGDLAKCLCHEIDHLEGILFTDLVTEYIN is encoded by the coding sequence ATGGCATTAAGACAAATTAGACTCTTTGATGATGAAATATTAAGAAAAAAGAGTAAGGAAGTTGACTTAGTAGATGAAAAAGTAAGACAAATACTGAATGACATGGTGGATACTATGTATAATACAAAAAATGGAGGAGGATTAGCAGCTCCGCAGGTAGGTATATTAAAGAAGTTAGTTGTGATAGATCTTGGAGATGGGCTTATAAAACTAATTAACCCAAAGATAATTAGGCAAGAAGGAATTCAAGAGGTTATAGAGGGATGCTTGAGCATTCCAAATAAATGGGGAAAGTTAATAAGACCAGCAAAAGTAATAGTACAAGCGTTAAATGAAAATGGTGAGGAAATTATACTAGAAGGCACAGGAGATCTTGCCAAATGTCTCTGTCATGAAATAGATCATTTAGAAGGTATTCTCTTTACTGATTTAGTTACTGAATATATAAATTAG
- a CDS encoding GNAT family N-acetyltransferase, giving the protein MSDIVVKKLNSGDEIPYGLLMLADPSTESIDDYIHRGDCYAAYIDNIIVGAYVIIKTRPLTIELVNIAVSEIYQSKGIGKKLILDAIDKAKKENAKIIEVGTGNSSIIQITLYQKCGFRIDGIDKDYFKQHYKDKIIENGIECIDMIRLRKYL; this is encoded by the coding sequence ATGAGTGATATAGTAGTAAAGAAGTTAAATAGTGGTGATGAAATTCCGTATGGATTGCTTATGTTAGCAGATCCATCGACTGAAAGTATAGATGATTACATTCATAGAGGAGACTGTTATGCTGCTTATATAGATAATATAATTGTAGGAGCCTATGTAATTATAAAAACAAGACCCCTAACTATTGAACTCGTCAATATTGCTGTTAGTGAAATATATCAAAGTAAAGGAATAGGAAAGAAGTTAATACTAGATGCAATAGATAAAGCAAAGAAAGAAAATGCAAAAATTATAGAAGTAGGTACAGGAAACTCTAGTATAATTCAGATAACACTTTATCAAAAATGTGGATTCCGTATAGATGGTATAGATAAAGATTATTTTAAACAACACTATAAAGATAAGATTATTGAAAATGGAATCGAATGTATTGATATGATTAGATTAAGGAAGTATCTGTAA
- a CDS encoding GNAT family N-acetyltransferase, with the protein MIKKLSLKDMQTVKKILELQKISYEVEAEIIEFYEIPPLKDTIASLSKCNENFYGYFINNILAGIISYKTTENILDIHRVAVHPHFFRMGIAGKLLDFVEGFEKDLNKAVVCTGKKNLPAINLYLKNKYQKIQDIKISENIYLTKFEKMLQLKK; encoded by the coding sequence ATGATTAAAAAACTTAGTTTGAAAGATATGCAAACGGTAAAGAAAATACTAGAACTACAAAAAATTTCATATGAAGTTGAAGCTGAGATTATAGAGTTTTATGAAATACCGCCTTTAAAAGACACAATCGCTAGTTTAAGTAAATGCAATGAAAATTTTTATGGGTACTTTATAAATAATATTCTAGCTGGAATCATTTCATATAAGACTACCGAAAATATCTTAGATATACATAGAGTTGCAGTACATCCTCATTTTTTTAGAATGGGTATCGCGGGAAAATTGCTTGATTTTGTAGAAGGATTTGAGAAAGATTTAAATAAGGCTGTTGTATGTACTGGAAAGAAAAACTTACCTGCTATTAATTTGTATTTAAAAAATAAATATCAAAAAATACAGGATATAAAAATCAGTGAGAATATTTATTTAACAAAGTTTGAAAAGATGTTACAGCTTAAAAAATAG